Proteins encoded in a region of the Planococcus shixiaomingii genome:
- a CDS encoding EAL domain-containing protein, whose amino-acid sequence MECNSCSVASLKFEIKFDGETNQSSLGQIIDHLERREITISRKESVLQMDEKGAKEFLDFCNHFLETDKVMFRINREKWQPVSEMEHVFDMEWIDDVISNERLICHYQPIVTETEEIFAYELLSRFNNADGSTIYPNEIFPAAKSRGRLYALDRICRMTAVKHAVPLKDKKAFINFIPTSIYSPEFCLRSTTSLANQLGVNPKQLVFEVVETEKVDDVDHLKKILAFYKEKGFQYALDDVGEGHSTIELLAELRPHYMKLDMQYVQGVATDAAKQEVALKFLKKASEVGSIPLAEGVEEKADFEWLKRQGYKLFQGYLFGKPAAAPLEMAR is encoded by the coding sequence GTGGAATGTAATAGTTGTTCGGTTGCCAGTTTAAAATTTGAAATTAAGTTTGATGGCGAAACAAATCAATCGTCATTGGGACAAATTATAGATCATTTAGAGCGAAGAGAGATAACAATCAGCAGGAAAGAGTCTGTTTTGCAGATGGATGAAAAAGGCGCCAAGGAATTTCTGGATTTTTGCAATCACTTTCTGGAAACCGATAAAGTGATGTTCCGCATCAATCGTGAAAAATGGCAGCCAGTTTCTGAGATGGAGCATGTTTTTGATATGGAATGGATCGATGACGTGATTTCGAACGAACGGCTGATTTGCCATTATCAACCGATTGTGACAGAAACAGAAGAAATTTTTGCATATGAACTTCTTTCCCGATTCAACAATGCGGACGGTTCAACAATTTACCCGAACGAAATTTTTCCAGCTGCTAAAAGCCGCGGAAGGCTATATGCCCTTGACCGGATTTGCCGCATGACAGCGGTCAAACACGCGGTTCCATTGAAAGATAAAAAAGCGTTCATTAATTTTATTCCGACATCCATCTATTCACCGGAATTTTGTTTGCGTTCCACAACAAGTCTGGCAAACCAGCTTGGCGTGAATCCGAAGCAGCTGGTTTTTGAAGTGGTTGAGACGGAAAAAGTGGATGATGTGGATCATTTGAAAAAAATCTTGGCTTTTTACAAAGAAAAAGGTTTCCAATACGCCTTGGATGATGTTGGAGAGGGGCACAGCACAATCGAGCTGTTGGCTGAATTGCGCCCGCATTACATGAAATTGGATATGCAATATGTCCAAGGAGTGGCGACTGATGCCGCTAAACAAGAAGTGGCCCTTAAGTTTTTGAAGAAGGCTTCAGAAGTCGGATCTATTCCATTAGCTGAAGGAGTAGAAGAAAAAGCGGATTTCGAATGGCTGAAACGACAAGGTTATAAACTGTTCCAAGGCTATTTATTCGGCAAACCGGCTGCTGCTCCTTTAGAAATGGCACGATAG
- a CDS encoding cytochrome-c oxidase, which yields MRGEAVNMGIAFIKVASVYLLIGVSLGLYMGMADKFQYTPVHAHVNLLAWATMALFGLIYYYFPRAGDSILGKVHFWLHNIGTVALLIGMILFANGNESAGLPFAIPGAWLVIIGVVIFIINVFKNVKKEVRF from the coding sequence TTGAGAGGAGAAGCGGTTAACATGGGCATCGCCTTCATTAAAGTAGCCAGCGTCTATTTGCTTATTGGAGTTAGCTTAGGGCTCTATATGGGAATGGCTGACAAGTTTCAGTACACTCCTGTCCATGCACACGTCAATTTGCTTGCATGGGCGACAATGGCGTTGTTTGGTTTAATTTACTACTATTTCCCTCGGGCGGGAGACAGCATATTGGGCAAAGTTCATTTTTGGCTGCACAACATCGGCACTGTTGCTTTGCTTATAGGAATGATTTTATTTGCCAATGGAAATGAAAGTGCCGGGCTTCCCTTTGCGATACCCGGAGCTTGGCTAGTCATCATTGGAGTGGTAATTTTTATAATAAATGTATTTAAGAATGTTAAAAAAGAAGTGCGGTTCTAA
- a CDS encoding iron-hydroxamate ABC transporter substrate-binding protein, whose product MKKYILPLLLFVVLLLAACSNGSTATEAEAKDKDAKSDTITYQSENGPVEVPADPQRVVVLSSYTGDVLSLDVPLAGVDSWAKNNPRFKEELANVAEVNDADLEKILELEPDLIIGGSTINNIDKLNEIAPTVTFTYGKLDYLSQHLEIGKLLNKEKEAQTWIEDFQKRAQEAGEQIRAEIGEDTTVSVIENFEKQIYVFGDNWGRGTEILYQEMKLKMPEKVEEMALKDGYYALSQEVLPDYMGDYVIFSKDSEQDNSFQETDLYKNTEAAKNSHVFEANAKEFYFNDPISLEYQLEFFIEKFTSK is encoded by the coding sequence ATGAAAAAATACATATTGCCTTTACTATTATTTGTCGTTCTACTGCTTGCGGCTTGCAGCAACGGGTCCACAGCTACAGAAGCTGAAGCTAAAGATAAGGATGCCAAATCCGATACCATCACCTACCAATCTGAAAATGGGCCGGTCGAAGTCCCAGCAGACCCGCAACGCGTAGTTGTATTGTCTTCTTATACAGGAGATGTACTATCGCTTGATGTCCCTCTAGCCGGAGTGGATTCTTGGGCGAAAAACAATCCGCGCTTCAAGGAAGAATTAGCAAATGTTGCAGAAGTAAATGATGCAGACTTGGAAAAAATCCTTGAACTTGAACCTGATTTGATCATCGGCGGATCAACCATCAATAACATTGACAAATTGAACGAAATTGCCCCTACTGTAACATTTACGTACGGCAAACTGGATTACTTGTCTCAGCATTTGGAAATTGGCAAGCTATTGAATAAAGAAAAGGAAGCTCAAACATGGATTGAAGACTTCCAAAAACGCGCACAAGAAGCCGGAGAACAAATCCGCGCTGAAATTGGAGAAGATACTACTGTTTCCGTAATTGAAAACTTTGAGAAACAGATCTACGTTTTCGGAGATAACTGGGGACGAGGAACCGAAATCCTTTACCAGGAAATGAAATTGAAAATGCCTGAAAAAGTTGAAGAAATGGCTTTGAAAGATGGCTATTACGCTTTGTCACAAGAAGTTCTTCCTGACTATATGGGAGATTATGTGATTTTCAGCAAAGACAGCGAACAAGATAATTCGTTCCAGGAAACTGATCTTTATAAAAATACAGAGGCTGCCAAAAATAGCCACGTATTTGAAGCGAATGCAAAAGAATTTTATTTCAATGATCCCATTTCATTGGAATACCAATTGGAATTCTTCATCGAAAAATTCACAAGCAAGTAA
- a CDS encoding ABC transporter ATP-binding protein, with protein sequence MVRLFTKELNVGYGDRLIVKDLSVEIPDKKITTIIGSNGCGKSTLLKAITRIISQQSGAVVLDGGNIAQESTKSLAKKMAILPQTPESANGLTVGELVSYGRFPYQKGFGRLTKKDHEIINWALDVTGTQFFKYHPVDALSGGQRQRVWIAMALAQETDMIFLDEPTTYLDMAHQLEILELLQKLNKEQERTIIMVLHDLNQAARFADHIIAMKDGAIIKAGTCHEVITQPVLKKVFRIDAEIGLDPRTNKPMCITYNLIRGA encoded by the coding sequence ATGGTGCGCCTCTTTACAAAAGAGTTGAATGTCGGCTATGGAGATCGGCTGATTGTAAAAGATTTGAGCGTTGAAATCCCGGATAAAAAAATCACCACGATCATCGGTTCGAACGGCTGCGGAAAATCGACGCTGTTAAAGGCAATTACCCGAATCATTTCTCAGCAATCAGGGGCTGTGGTTCTGGACGGCGGCAATATTGCACAAGAAAGCACAAAATCACTTGCGAAGAAAATGGCCATACTTCCTCAAACGCCTGAAAGCGCGAACGGCTTGACAGTCGGTGAGCTGGTCTCTTACGGACGCTTTCCCTATCAGAAAGGGTTTGGCCGGCTGACTAAAAAAGACCACGAAATCATCAATTGGGCTTTGGATGTGACCGGCACACAATTTTTCAAATATCATCCCGTTGATGCACTTTCAGGCGGGCAGCGGCAGCGTGTCTGGATTGCCATGGCACTCGCACAAGAAACCGATATGATTTTCCTGGATGAACCGACCACTTACCTGGACATGGCCCATCAGTTGGAAATACTTGAGCTGCTGCAGAAACTGAACAAAGAACAAGAGCGGACCATCATCATGGTGCTTCACGACTTGAACCAGGCCGCCCGCTTCGCAGACCACATTATCGCCATGAAAGACGGAGCTATCATCAAGGCCGGCACTTGCCACGAAGTCATCACCCAGCCTGTACTAAAAAAAGTGTTTCGGATCGATGCTGAAATCGGGCTTGATCCAAGAACAAACAAACCAATGTGCATCACTTATAACTTAATCAGAGGAGCTTAA
- a CDS encoding MFS transporter, with translation MSKRHPKLWTKDFIFVSGVNFFLTLVFYLLIVTIAVYAVDEYNASTSQAGLAAGIAIIGTLSGRLLIGRSVDQIGSKRVLVGGLILFTLTTLLYFLNLNLPFLLLTRFLHGLALGIASTACGTIVAQVIPAARKGEGIGYFSMSNTLSAALGPFIGIYMSQHASFQLIFVLCLVLGLFSLVAAFFVKQPLLAPLPASEETKGFKLSQFVEPKAVPIAIITLAISFCYSSVLSFINFYASEIDLVNAASFFFIVYAAVILVTRPITGRLLDVKGANYVMYPAFLALAAGLLLLSTVNTGVTLLLSAALIGLGFGNMQSCTQAIAVKLTPPHRMGLATSTFFIFLDAGIGFGPYILGLIIPSTGYREMYVILSVFALATAVLYYFLHGKKEQAKIAAA, from the coding sequence GTGAGTAAACGCCATCCAAAACTATGGACTAAAGATTTTATTTTTGTTTCAGGAGTCAATTTTTTCTTAACCTTGGTCTTTTATTTGTTGATAGTTACTATTGCTGTCTATGCTGTGGATGAATACAATGCTTCAACGAGCCAAGCAGGATTAGCTGCAGGAATCGCGATTATCGGAACATTGTCAGGACGTCTGTTGATTGGCCGTTCAGTTGATCAAATTGGCAGTAAAAGAGTATTGGTTGGGGGTCTTATTTTATTCACTTTAACCACGCTTTTGTATTTTCTGAATTTAAATTTGCCATTTCTGCTGTTGACCCGTTTTCTCCATGGCCTGGCTTTGGGAATTGCCAGCACTGCTTGCGGAACCATTGTGGCGCAAGTTATTCCAGCGGCCCGAAAAGGAGAAGGGATTGGCTATTTCAGTATGAGTAACACTCTTTCTGCGGCGCTCGGGCCATTCATCGGCATTTATATGAGCCAGCATGCCAGTTTCCAATTGATTTTCGTCCTTTGTTTGGTTTTAGGACTTTTCAGTTTAGTTGCCGCCTTTTTTGTAAAACAACCTTTGCTTGCCCCTCTACCAGCGAGTGAAGAAACAAAAGGATTTAAACTGTCCCAATTCGTGGAACCAAAAGCAGTGCCGATTGCAATCATTACGTTGGCCATCTCTTTTTGTTATTCCAGCGTACTGTCGTTCATCAATTTTTATGCCAGTGAAATCGATTTGGTTAATGCAGCAAGTTTTTTCTTTATAGTTTATGCCGCAGTAATCTTAGTAACGCGCCCCATCACCGGCCGTTTGCTGGATGTGAAAGGCGCAAACTACGTTATGTATCCCGCTTTTCTTGCCTTAGCGGCGGGACTGTTGCTTCTTAGCACAGTGAACACTGGCGTAACGTTACTTTTGTCAGCCGCCCTCATCGGCCTTGGATTTGGTAATATGCAATCCTGTACACAGGCCATTGCGGTTAAATTGACGCCGCCGCACCGAATGGGACTTGCCACATCGACTTTCTTTATCTTTTTAGATGCCGGCATCGGATTTGGACCTTACATACTGGGACTCATCATTCCTTCCACTGGTTATCGTGAAATGTATGTCATTCTCAGCGTTTTCGCTTTGGCGACTGCTGTTTTATATTATTTCCTCCATGGCAAAAAAGAACAGGCAAAAATCGCCGCTGCTTAG
- a CDS encoding flavin reductase family protein, whose amino-acid sequence MLSFDPNAQTERENYKLLIGSVIPRPIAFVTSRAANGTLNAAPFSYFNVVSSDPPMISVSVQSRAGSPKDTAQNAIEAGEFVVHVVDETNVEQINRTAASLPRDESELDLTDLTLVESEAIAVPGVNEAKVRFECCLEQVVELGGTRLLIGKVVRFHIDESIYENGRINHDLLKPVSRLAGTNYAKLGEVFSLERPK is encoded by the coding sequence GTGTTATCCTTTGACCCAAATGCGCAAACAGAACGTGAAAATTATAAATTGCTGATTGGCAGCGTTATTCCACGGCCAATCGCTTTTGTAACGAGCCGGGCAGCAAATGGCACCTTAAATGCAGCGCCGTTCAGTTATTTCAACGTCGTATCGTCCGATCCACCGATGATTTCGGTTTCTGTCCAAAGCCGGGCAGGATCACCAAAGGACACAGCGCAAAACGCTATCGAAGCAGGGGAGTTTGTTGTCCATGTCGTCGATGAAACGAACGTTGAACAAATCAATAGAACAGCGGCTTCTTTGCCTCGGGATGAAAGTGAATTGGACTTAACAGACTTAACGCTAGTGGAAAGCGAAGCTATAGCAGTTCCAGGAGTAAATGAAGCGAAAGTTCGTTTTGAATGCTGCTTGGAGCAAGTCGTCGAACTTGGCGGCACTCGCCTTCTAATCGGCAAAGTGGTCCGTTTCCATATCGATGAATCCATCTATGAAAATGGCCGTATCAATCACGATTTGCTGAAACCGGTAAGCCGTTTGGCTGGAACCAATTACGCAAAGCTTGGTGAAGTGTTTTCTCTGGAGCGTCCGAAATAA
- a CDS encoding FecCD family ABC transporter permease gives MILESLLRKQKILFVSLLVLIAATGVASLGLGSSSLSYDRLIPAFLGQGSFKEDFVLFSIRLPRILITLLAGMALALSGAILQGVTRNDLADPGIIGINSGAGVAIAVFFLFMPVEAGSFVYLLPVVAFAGALLTALFIYLFSYSRQTGLQPVRLVLIGIGFSMALSGIMIVLISSAEREKVDFIANWLAGNIWGADWPFIWAILPWLVLLVPFTLYKANRLNMLTLSEPVAIGLGVSIEKERTILLITAVALAASAVSVTGGIAFIGLMAPHIAKAMVGPRNQLFLPLAILIGGWLLLLADTIGRNILEANGLPAGIVVALIGAPYFMYLLLKK, from the coding sequence ATGATCTTAGAATCTTTACTTAGAAAACAAAAAATCCTTTTTGTCTCCCTTCTCGTTTTAATTGCTGCTACTGGAGTCGCAAGCCTTGGGTTAGGTTCCTCTTCCCTTTCTTATGACCGGCTGATTCCCGCCTTCCTTGGACAAGGATCGTTCAAAGAAGATTTCGTGTTGTTTTCCATACGTCTTCCGCGTATCCTCATTACTTTATTGGCTGGTATGGCGCTTGCTTTATCAGGGGCGATTTTACAAGGAGTCACCCGCAACGACCTCGCTGACCCTGGCATTATCGGCATCAATTCAGGAGCCGGTGTAGCAATTGCTGTCTTCTTTTTGTTTATGCCGGTCGAAGCCGGTTCGTTTGTTTATTTGCTGCCAGTTGTCGCATTTGCCGGCGCCTTATTGACCGCTCTCTTCATTTATTTGTTTTCTTATAGCCGCCAGACAGGCCTTCAGCCGGTTCGGCTCGTCCTGATCGGCATCGGGTTTTCAATGGCGCTGTCAGGCATCATGATCGTCCTCATTTCTTCAGCTGAACGCGAAAAAGTGGATTTTATCGCTAATTGGCTTGCAGGCAATATTTGGGGGGCCGACTGGCCATTCATTTGGGCAATTCTGCCTTGGCTCGTGCTGCTGGTTCCTTTCACCTTATACAAAGCAAACCGCTTGAATATGCTCACTTTAAGCGAACCCGTCGCTATTGGCCTCGGTGTTTCAATTGAGAAAGAACGAACCATACTGCTAATTACTGCTGTTGCCCTTGCGGCTTCCGCTGTGTCGGTCACAGGCGGCATCGCTTTTATCGGCTTGATGGCGCCGCATATTGCCAAAGCCATGGTTGGCCCGCGCAATCAGCTATTTTTGCCGCTTGCGATCCTGATAGGCGGCTGGCTCTTGTTGCTTGCGGATACCATCGGCCGCAACATACTGGAAGCGAATGGGCTGCCGGCTGGCATCGTAGTTGCTTTAATCGGTGCGCCTTATTTTATGTATTTACTGCTGAAAAAATAA
- a CDS encoding FecCD family ABC transporter permease produces MFSKTPISIKFGLSVLLFILMFVMSITFGAADIGLKDVWLSLFSASSNDSIAVIREIRLPREVAAIFVGAALAVSGAMMQGLTRNPLADPGLLGLTAGANAGLALTLAFIPSANYFGIMIACFLGAALGAAMVFGLGAAKRGGFSPLRIVLAGAAVSAFLTAVAEGTGIYFKLSKNVSMWTAGGLIGTSWGQLKIVVPFIVFGLVIAVVLSRQLTILSLSEEAAIGLGQKTAQVKALLFLAITILAGAAVALAGNMAFLGLMVPHVVRAIVGTDYRRILPMSAIAGAIFMLFADLLGRTVNAPFETPVAAIVAALGLPFFLLIVRKGGRTFA; encoded by the coding sequence ATGTTCTCTAAAACTCCAATCTCTATAAAATTTGGGCTGAGTGTGCTTTTGTTCATTTTGATGTTTGTTATGTCCATTACGTTTGGAGCCGCGGACATCGGTTTAAAAGATGTCTGGCTATCCCTGTTTTCCGCCTCTTCAAACGACAGCATAGCCGTCATCCGGGAAATCCGGCTGCCGCGTGAAGTTGCCGCCATTTTCGTCGGTGCCGCTCTTGCAGTGTCCGGCGCAATGATGCAAGGCTTAACTCGCAACCCTTTGGCAGATCCCGGATTACTCGGATTAACCGCAGGAGCGAATGCCGGCCTTGCCTTGACGCTTGCTTTTATCCCCTCCGCCAATTATTTCGGCATCATGATTGCCTGTTTCTTAGGCGCTGCACTTGGAGCAGCTATGGTCTTTGGACTCGGAGCGGCAAAACGCGGCGGCTTTTCTCCGCTGCGCATTGTATTGGCAGGAGCTGCGGTGTCCGCATTTTTAACAGCCGTCGCTGAAGGAACCGGCATCTATTTTAAACTCTCAAAGAACGTTTCCATGTGGACGGCTGGAGGCTTGATCGGCACGTCGTGGGGCCAGCTGAAAATCGTTGTCCCTTTTATCGTCTTTGGGCTTGTCATTGCGGTAGTGTTGTCAAGGCAGCTGACTATCCTTAGTTTGAGCGAAGAAGCTGCTATTGGGCTTGGCCAAAAAACTGCACAAGTGAAAGCGCTGTTGTTTTTGGCCATCACGATTCTTGCCGGGGCCGCCGTTGCCCTTGCCGGCAATATGGCTTTTCTTGGTTTGATGGTGCCTCATGTCGTCCGCGCAATTGTCGGCACCGATTACCGGAGGATTTTGCCTATGTCTGCAATTGCCGGCGCCATTTTCATGCTGTTTGCCGATTTGCTTGGCAGGACGGTTAATGCTCCTTTTGAGACTCCTGTTGCAGCAATCGTTGCCGCACTTGGCTTGCCATTCTTTCTATTGATTGTCCGTAAAGGAGGGAGAACCTTCGCATGA
- a CDS encoding Gfo/Idh/MocA family protein yields MDKVRWGILGTANIARTEVIPAIVRASNAEVAAIASRSSKVYEVANELSIESAYESYDELLEDDEIDAVYIPLPNHLHKEWVFKAAQKGKHVLCEKPASLTAEEAQEMVKVCQENNVKFMEAFMYQFHPQHQRVRDIIASGEIGDVMLFKSSHSYYFADRTGNIRMVKEMGGGSIYDVGCYSIHALRHVLQTEPVEVQANAEMDPEAQVDLSAYSFLKLENGAKAILDCSFDMMDRNEYEVVGTKGSIKVPFAFRPDHNGGVGHIIVQTGMFKREEKIYGDIYRMEVEHFSKAILENLEPVYSGDSTVQNMRVIDACYEAIHSGERVKIQQ; encoded by the coding sequence GTGGATAAAGTCAGGTGGGGAATTTTAGGGACGGCGAATATTGCACGGACGGAAGTAATTCCGGCAATAGTTCGCGCAAGCAATGCCGAAGTGGCCGCAATCGCAAGCAGGAGCAGCAAAGTATATGAAGTGGCCAATGAACTGAGCATCGAAAGTGCCTATGAATCATACGATGAGCTTTTGGAAGATGATGAAATTGACGCCGTTTACATTCCGCTGCCGAACCACTTGCATAAAGAATGGGTTTTCAAGGCGGCTCAAAAAGGCAAACATGTTTTATGCGAAAAGCCTGCTTCACTTACGGCTGAGGAAGCGCAGGAGATGGTGAAAGTCTGCCAAGAAAATAACGTGAAATTCATGGAGGCGTTCATGTATCAGTTTCATCCCCAGCACCAACGTGTACGGGACATCATCGCTTCCGGAGAAATTGGGGACGTCATGCTCTTCAAGTCCAGCCATTCGTATTATTTTGCGGACCGGACCGGAAATATTCGAATGGTAAAAGAAATGGGTGGCGGCAGCATTTACGACGTCGGCTGCTATTCAATTCATGCGTTAAGGCATGTCTTGCAAACCGAGCCGGTCGAAGTTCAAGCAAATGCGGAAATGGATCCTGAAGCTCAAGTGGACTTGTCGGCTTATAGTTTTTTGAAATTGGAAAACGGGGCGAAGGCCATTCTGGACTGCAGTTTCGACATGATGGACCGCAATGAATATGAAGTGGTCGGAACGAAAGGTTCCATTAAAGTGCCTTTCGCCTTTCGGCCGGATCATAACGGTGGCGTAGGCCACATCATCGTACAAACAGGAATGTTTAAAAGGGAAGAAAAAATTTACGGAGACATTTACCGAATGGAAGTGGAACATTTCTCAAAAGCCATTTTGGAAAACCTGGAGCCTGTTTACTCAGGGGATTCTACCGTACAGAATATGCGGGTGATCGATGCTTGTTACGAAGCAATCCATAGTGGTGAACGAGTCAAAATACAGCAGTAA
- a CDS encoding NAD(P)/FAD-dependent oxidoreductase, producing the protein MARTEVFDVTVIGGGPAGLYSAFYSGLREMKTKLIEYQPQLGGKIHVYPEKMIWDVGGQTPIQGSKLIDQLVEQGLTFNPEVVLNEKVETISRNEEGLFELAGSSGQVHLSKTVIVAVGGGILNPQKLEIEGAERFEVANLNYTVKSLERFIGKTVLISGGGNSAIDWANELEPIAKQVYITYRKSELAGHEAQVKQLMNSSVSCFLNSTITRLIASGDRDAIEFVELTHQESREVMHIPIDEVIINHGYERDISLLEESPLAVEISDGYYIAGNANSESSVPGLYAAGDILQHPGKLNLIAGTFQDAANAVNKAKQYIQPDAFGVAMVSSHNEIFKKRNQELVKQLIR; encoded by the coding sequence ATGGCGAGGACAGAAGTGTTTGATGTAACGGTTATTGGAGGAGGGCCAGCCGGTCTTTATTCGGCTTTTTACAGTGGACTGAGGGAAATGAAGACAAAGCTGATAGAATACCAGCCCCAGCTTGGCGGGAAGATTCATGTGTACCCGGAAAAAATGATTTGGGATGTAGGCGGACAGACGCCGATTCAAGGCTCGAAACTGATTGACCAGCTCGTCGAGCAAGGTTTGACGTTCAACCCGGAAGTAGTTCTCAATGAGAAAGTGGAAACGATCAGCCGAAACGAAGAGGGACTTTTCGAATTGGCAGGTTCATCCGGCCAGGTTCATTTGTCAAAAACGGTCATTGTCGCTGTTGGGGGTGGGATTCTCAATCCGCAGAAATTGGAAATTGAAGGAGCCGAACGTTTTGAAGTGGCTAACCTGAATTACACCGTCAAATCTTTAGAGCGGTTTATAGGCAAAACGGTTTTGATTTCAGGAGGCGGGAATTCAGCAATTGATTGGGCAAACGAACTGGAACCGATTGCCAAACAAGTCTATATTACATACCGTAAAAGTGAGCTCGCAGGTCACGAAGCGCAAGTCAAACAGCTGATGAACAGCTCAGTGAGCTGCTTTTTGAATTCTACGATTACAAGATTGATTGCATCCGGTGACCGCGATGCCATCGAGTTTGTAGAACTGACCCATCAGGAAAGCCGAGAAGTGATGCACATACCGATCGATGAAGTAATTATCAATCATGGCTATGAACGGGATATAAGTTTGCTTGAAGAAAGCCCCCTTGCTGTCGAAATTTCGGATGGCTATTACATTGCCGGCAACGCAAACAGCGAGTCATCGGTTCCCGGGCTTTACGCGGCAGGTGATATCTTGCAGCATCCGGGGAAGCTGAATTTGATTGCCGGCACTTTCCAAGACGCTGCCAATGCAGTCAATAAAGCGAAACAATACATCCAGCCGGATGCTTTTGGCGTCGCCATGGTGTCTTCACATAACGAAATATTTAAAAAACGAAATCAAGAATTGGTGAAACAGCTGATACGTTAA